TACTATAAATAGGGTAAAAATCTTATCCGATAAAAATATAAGAAATCTTACTAAATCTTATATGAAAATCCAACatctgatcagataaggtcgcaagcTCGCAAGGACGCaatcttgcgccttgcgagggcaagacGCAAGTCTCCTTGCGTCCTGCGAGGGCAACctggcaaaatttttttttttttgggctccagcgcaagaaactgtttgggaatgggcattttggctataatcccgataaatatgtaatatatgtatgatTGAAGGACGAGGTATGTATTAATTTtgctacttttttttttctttttttcataACGAAATAACATTAATACGAATTCGAAGATCAACAAATAAAAACTGATACAAAAGAAATCAAAGCGAGCTCTAGCTAAACAATACAACCCTAAAACAAACTACCTCTAGGGTGTGTATGACGttactagctggagctggagcttatagctggagtTGGAGCTTATGGCTGGAGCTGGTAGTTAGAACTTATTTTTAAGCTGGAAGTTGGAACTTATtttttaactagtgaaatgactcgtaaAATAatgggtttgtttaaatgaaataatttaatcacatgttttaggtattaagtgaatgtaattgctaaggtcatttattttaatggcccgtttgactaagaaacttgttgtttttacaaatatatagagacatgtattttcacatacatatatatgtaacgtagttaaataataattattatattaaaagtaaataataataataaagttcgctcaaagttgagtatttatatttttaataaaaataataattattagtaataataaatgccttttaaatttttttagaaatttaaattacaatttatgagagattagtatttccttctataaaagatttcgtattatttttttaattaaattaatatatatttatgacattatcattatgaaaattaaaaggtaattagcttaatgatgacatcatcattttagaactttatatgactatatagaagaTAACTGTTTGGTGAAAAGTAGTTGGAGCTGAAGCTTATTGTTGTAAATTGACTAAAATGGAGAACATAATATATGATATGATAGATAACAATTATATGAGGACCAAATATGTAATTTCTAATTTCATAAGCTAAGAAGCCTAGGAGCTTATTTTTATAAGCTTGTTCAACTAGCTTCTTTTTCCAgaacttattttttttataagctccgATAATTATGTCATTCAAACTATCCTACTAGCTTAAGCATATGAAAAAAATAAGTTTAAGCTCCTATAAGTTTTAAAAAGTTGTGGTGCCAAACACACTCCTAGTCCATTTTCCGGCTAAGAATGGGCCAGCAACACCCAACTACCCAAGCCATATCTTACGGACCAGAATGAGCCTAACAAACACCAAGCCATGACGGAGCCCAATTGTGTCCTATTGCCATGATATTTGGAAAGTGGTACGTGATATTATTTTTGATCAAAACCCAAGTGCCTAACATATAAAATGTTAGCCCTATGTATCCAAGATTTTTTACGGGAATATTTTCATTCATTTTTCATTTTATACTTTAAAATTAGGATCATCCAACATATTTCAGAAACAAAAGGTAACGGTAGCATTATATTATATGTAACATGAACTAATTTAGCGGTTCATATACAAAATTCCTTACTTACCATTCATCTTCATAGCCTTTTCAAGAGCACccattaattattcatggtgaaaaATCCTTTATATTTCTATATTATTATCCATCCACTTTTCAAATCAAAAACCTTCAATGAATCGAATAGTCATGGAGAAACTCGTCTCGGTGTTCATCTTCTTTACCACATTTCTTAGTATTATCATAACGATAGCCGCAAAAGGTTGTTGGACAAATGGTTGGGCCATCAATGTTGTCAATGATATCGACAACAACAAAGCCCCGATTCAAGTTCATTGTAAATCGAAGGATGATGATATTGGCATGAAATCACTTGGATTTCATCAATCCGTTGATTGGAAATTTTGTGAGAAAGTTATAACTCCTAGTACTCTTTATTTTTGCCATTTTTATATGGGTAATAAAGAACAAGTATTTGATGTGTTTAATGATACTCACAAAAGTCTTTGTCAAGAGACCGACAAATCGAAAGATTATTGGGCGTGCACTTGGTTAGTTAGGCCCGACGGGTTTTATATAGTAGATCGGAAAGATGGTGGTGAGAAAGTAGTTAAAATACATGACTGGAAGCAGGGGCGGGTCTAAAATAGGTTTATGGTATTAgatcatattttttatttttgtttttttagcAAAACAACTAATGTAC
This genomic stretch from Rutidosis leptorrhynchoides isolate AG116_Rl617_1_P2 chromosome 11, CSIRO_AGI_Rlap_v1, whole genome shotgun sequence harbors:
- the LOC139874919 gene encoding S-protein homolog 18-like; its protein translation is MEKLVSVFIFFTTFLSIIITIAAKGCWTNGWAINVVNDIDNNKAPIQVHCKSKDDDIGMKSLGFHQSVDWKFCEKVITPSTLYFCHFYMGNKEQVFDVFNDTHKSLCQETDKSKDYWACTWLVRPDGFYIVDRKDGGEKVVKIHDWKQGRV